The Aedes aegypti strain LVP_AGWG chromosome 3, AaegL5.0 Primary Assembly, whole genome shotgun sequence genome contains a region encoding:
- the LOC5569636 gene encoding helix-loop-helix protein delilah, producing MHHTISTLNFNQTPIMGFADPNNNSSVGTISGSDDAAKKDEKYSLRQRQTRRATPAAKAEKKTVPKEKPKQKAPPLSKYRRKTANARERTRMREINSAFENLRKAVPIAVAGSSGASSPVSSPGGGGGNSSSEKLTKITTLRMAMKYIRILSEILNNPDGHLAIDNNNDLDMVNHNEIEREVMLKGMLLNEAMFKPMLSPQPTKPAEKSPSRKTNSASKKKPKKSNSKSSPAKRTTTTRSKQTTSKVEDKAPSLYHRDELVDLGMMLDSDNDSLNLSEPCLSPLQSGNGLKQTFNSCNTTSANDLEFGLFLESDADSLQLSEPCLSPLSHLDSLNPFNDLLHTGFNEQTALELYL from the coding sequence ATGCACCACACCATATCGACGCTCAATTTCAATCAGACGCCGATCATGGGTTTCGCCGATCCCAATAACAACAGTTCCGTCGGAACCATTAGCGGAAGTGACGACGCTGCCAAGAAGGACGAAAAGTACTCGCTACGGCAGCGACAAACTCGCCGCGCAACTCCTGCCGCCAAGGCCGAAAAGAAAACGGTTCCTAAGGAGAAGCCCAAGCAAAAAGCTCCCCCTCTAAGCAAGTACCGCCGGAAAACGGCCAACGCCCGGGAGCGAACGCGAATGCGAGAGATCAACAGTGCGTTCGAAAATCTTCGGAAGGCGGTCCCCATAGCGGTGGCCGGCAGCAGCGGGGCCAGTTCCCCGGTAAGCTCTCCCGGAGGAGGCGGAGGCAACAGCTCCAGCGAAAAGCTGACCAAGATAACCACCCTTCGGATGGCCATGAAGTACATCCGGATACTGAGCGAAATCTTGAACAACCCCGATGGTCACCTGGCGATAGATAACAACAACGACCTAGATATGGTCAACCATAACGAAATCGAGCGGGAAGTGATGCTGAAGGGAATGCTTCTCAACGAAGCCATGTTCAAGCCTATGCTAAGTCCGCAACCGACGAAGCCCGCGGAGAAGAGTCCCAGCAGGAAAACAAACTCCGCTTCCAAGAAGAAACCCAAAAAGTCCAACTCCAAGTCCAGCCCAGCTAAGCGAACCACCACCACCCGTTCCAAGCAAACCACGAGCAAGGTTGAGGACAAGGCTCCCAGTTTATACCACAGGGACGAACTGGTAGACCTGGGCATGATGCTCGACTCGGACAACGATTCGCTGAACCTTTCGGAACCCTGCCTCAGCCCGCTGCAGTCGGGCAACGGGCTCAAGCAGACCTTCAACAGCTGCAACACCACCTCGGCGAATGATTTGGAGTTCGGTCTGTTCCTCGAGTCGGATGCCGATTCGCTGCAGCTTTCGGAGCCCTGCCTTAGCCCGTTGAGCCATCTGGATTCGCTGAACCCGTTCAACGACCTGCTGCATACGGGCTTCAACGAGCAAACGGCCCTGGAGCTGTACTTATAA